A window from Bacteroidales bacterium encodes these proteins:
- a CDS encoding DUF4783 domain-containing protein has product MKIYKSILFFLVISLSVNFSFANTSIPEEIIIAFKTGNSNELVKYFNNDIELVILEKEDVYSKVQAGLIIKNFFSKHSPTGFNIIHQGGNETSKYAIGKLQTSNGDYRIYLLLKIIDNQPIIHQLRIEKEDE; this is encoded by the coding sequence ATATTATTTTTTCTTGTTATTAGTTTATCGGTAAATTTTTCATTTGCAAATACTTCAATTCCCGAAGAAATCATTATTGCTTTTAAAACAGGTAATTCAAACGAGTTAGTTAAGTATTTTAATAATGATATAGAACTGGTAATTCTTGAAAAAGAAGATGTTTACAGCAAAGTACAGGCAGGATTGATTATTAAGAATTTTTTTTCCAAGCATTCTCCAACAGGCTTTAATATTATTCATCAGGGAGGAAACGAAACATCAAAATATGCAATTGGGAAATTACAAACCTCAAATGGAGATTACAGGATTTATTTATTACTAAAAATAATTGATAATCAACCGATTATACATCAGCTAAGGATTGAAAAAGAAGATGAATAA